One Micropterus dolomieu isolate WLL.071019.BEF.003 ecotype Adirondacks linkage group LG23, ASM2129224v1, whole genome shotgun sequence DNA window includes the following coding sequences:
- the taf1 gene encoding transcription initiation factor TFIID subunit 1 isoform X2, with protein sequence MSDSDSDEDQDRPFSLTGFLFGNINEDGQLEDDSVLDNESKKHLAGLGNLGLGSLITEITANSEDDQDENRDSGNVDAEGWVKSTEDAVDYSDISEVAEDETKKYRQAMGSLQPSRKTDDEDDYDADCEDIDSKLMPPPPPPSLPTSAKKEEPSSQSPNVGEDGDGIILPSIIAPSSTADKVDFSSSSDSESETDRPCQGLGAGGPPDSLNLPLAGIMQKDAAKALPGVTELFPEFRPGKVLRFLRLFGPGKNMPSVWRSARRKKKRKHRDPLPGTPPPEGEPIEQSQEKKSGWIYEYALAPPPEQCLSDDEITMMAPVESKFSQTCGDGDKEAESRPKVAEWRYGPAQLWYDMLGVSEDGSNFNYGFKLKEEQSSEPQKQHTPKERTETVHEFLKRDDNDDDDDDEDEDKDRQALENELFLMVTQLQWEDDIIWNGEEVKHKGTKTQRASLAGWLPSSMTRNANAYNAQQGLTRSNSLLVPPTPPPMPKASSISGSKREKNNHDNQTFHEEDSPWFSIFPIDNEELVYGRWEDNIIWDDQEMDHMLMPPVLTLDPNDENIILEMPNEKEEMTSHSPSKENKKETAIKKSRILLGKTGVIKDEPQQNMSQPEVKDPWNLSNDEFYYPKQQGLRGTFGGNIIQHSIPALELRQPFFPTHMGPMKLRQFHRPTLKKYSFGALAQPGPHPVQPLLKHIKKKAKMREQERQASGGGDMFFMRTPQDLTGKDGDLILAEYSEEYPPLIMQVGMATKIKNYYKRKPGKDPGAPDCKYGETVYCHTSPFLGSLHPGQLLQAFENNLFRAPIYVHKMPETDFLVLRTRHGYYIRELVDIIVVGQECPLYEVPGPNSKRANTHIRDFLQVFIYRLFWKSKDRPRRIRMEDIKKAFPSHSESSIRKRLKLCADFKRTDRNLSRDRAFYTYYGFYTRGMDSNWWVLKPDFRLPTEEEIRAMVSPEQCCAYYSMLVAEQRLKDAGYGEKSFFAPDEENEEDFQMKIDDEVRTAPWNTTRAFISAMKGKCLLEVTGVADPTGCGEGFSYVKVPNKPTQQKDDKEPQPAKKTVTGTDADLRRLSLKNAKQLLRKFGVPEEEIKKLSRWEVIDVVRTMSTEQARSGEGPMSKFARGSRFSVAEHQERYKEECQRIFDLQNKVLESTEVLSTDTDSSSAEDSDFEEMGKNIENMLQNKKTSSQLSREREEQERKELQRMLMGEESDRDNKGRKERRKGLSSSLSTSSHKDDDTSSVTSLNSSATGRRLKIYRTFKDEDGKEYVRCETVRKAAVIDAYTRIRQTKDEEFIRKFAVFDEQHREEMRKERRRIQEQLRRLKRNQEKDKIKGPPEKKAKKVKERPDLKLKCGACGAIGHMRTNKFCPLYYQTNAPPSNPVAMTEEQEEELEKTVIHNDNEELIKVEGTKIVLGKQLIESADEVRRKSLVLKFPKQQLPPKKKRRVGSAVHCDYLNKPHKAIHRRRTDPMVTLSSVLESIINDMRDHPNTYPFHTPVNAKVVKDYYKIITRPMDLQTLRENVRKRMYPSREEFREAVEVIVKNSATYNGAKHPITQVAQSMLDLCDAKLKEKEDRLVRLEKAINPLLDDDDQVAFSFILDNIVTQKMMVVPDSWPFHHPVNKKFVPDYYKVIINPMDLESIRKNISKHKYQNRDAFLSDVSLIHANSITYNGQDSPYTKTALDIINVCKQTLAEYDEHLTQLEKDISTAKEAALDAADLECLDPMTPGPYTPQGRHSRRPGEEESDVDIEGFEEEDDGKPKTPAPAEDADGDLEDEDDDEEMLLPPRRRLHNPEEEEEEEEDGRSHRPAQASVLYQDLLMSDGEDDASEEEGDNPFSSIQLSESGSDSDREIDVRPAPPRRAQETARMGMEQEESMMSYEGDMPDEPHMEDSNVSYGSYEESRSQMQPSSMGNGEDYGISEEEEEDEEDEARRRGPAVLSQVQLSEDEESEEFRSIGGDSDMDSDN encoded by the exons ATGTCGGACTCTGACAGTGATGAAGACCAAGATCGTCCTTTCTCTCTAACTGGCTTCCTTTTTGGAAACATCAATGAAGATGGACAGCTAGAGGATGACAGTGTTCTGGACAAT GAGTCCAAAAAGCATTTGGCTGGTTTGGGTAATCTGGGTCTAGGCTCACTCATTACAGAGATCACTGCAAATTCAGAAGATgatcaagatgaaaacagagACTCTGGAAATGTGGATGCTGAAG GTTGGGTGAAAAGCACTGAAGATGCAGTTGATTATTCTGACATCAGTGAGGTTGCTGAGGATGAGACAAAGAAGTACCGTCAGGCCATGGGGTCTTTGCAGCCCAGCAGGAAAACAG ATGATGAGGATGATTATGATGCCGACTGTGAGGATATTGATTCTAAGCTCATGCCTCCTCCGCCCCCACCAAGTCTTCCTACGTCTGCTAAGAAAGAGGAACCCTCCTCCCAGAGCCCAAATG TTGGGGAAGATGGTGACGGCATCATCCTGCCCTCCATCATCGCACCATCCTCTACGGCTGATAAGGTTGACTTCAGCAGTTCCTCAGACTCTGAGTCAGAAACTGACCGTCCCTGTCAGGGCTTGGGGGCTGGGGGCCCCCCAGATAGTCTCAACCTCCCTCTTGCTGGCATCATGCAGAAGGATGCTGCCAAAGCTCTGCCAGGTGTCACAGAGCTTTTTCCAGAGTTTAGGCCTGGAAAG GTGCTTAGGTTCTTACGCCTGTTTGGTCCTGGAAAGAATATGCCATCAGTTTGGAGGAGTGCCCGCAGGAAGAAGAAGCGGAAGCACCGAGACCCTCTACCTGGAACACCTCCACCAGAAGGAGAGCCCATAGAGCAGAGCCAGGAGAAGAAGTCTGGATGGATTTACGAGTACGCACTCGCTCCACCCCCAGAGCAGTGTCTCTCTGATGATGAG ATAACCATGATGGCTCCAGTAGAATCTAAGTTCTCACAAACTTGTGGTGATGGGGACAAGGAGGCAGAGTCTCGACCTAAAGTAGCAGAATGGAGATATGGTCCAGCCCAGCTCTGGTACGACATGCTAGGCGTCTCTGAGGACGGAAGCAACTTTAACTACGGGttcaagctaaaagaagagCAGTCCAGTGAGCCTCAGAAGCAGCACACGCCTAAAGAAAGAACAGAGACTGTACATGAG TTTCTGAAGCGGGACGAtaatgacgatgatgatgatgatgaagatgaagataaGGACAGACAAGCCCTCGAGAATGAGCTCTTCCTGATGGTCACTCAGCTGCAATGGGAGGACGATATTATCTGGAATGGGGAGGAAGTAAAACACAAGGGCACCAAGACTCAGCGAGCCAGTCTGGCGGGATGGCTGCCTTCTAGCATGACCCGCAATGCCAATGCTTATAACGCACAGCAGG GTCTGACAAGAAGTAATTCCCTGTTGGTGCCACCTACGCCTCCACCCATGCCCAAAGCTTCTTCAATCTCTGGCTCTAAGcgggaaaaaaacaaccatgACAATCAGA CCTTTCACGAAGAAGACTCTCCCTGGTTCTCCATTTTCCCCATTGACAACGAGGAGTTGGTGTATGGACGCTGGGAAGATAACATTATCTGGGATGACCAGGAGATGGATCACATGCTCATGCCACCTGTTCTCACACTGGATCCCAATGATGAAAATATCATCCTAG AAATGCCTAATGAAAAGGAGGAGATGACATCCCACTCCCCATCAAAAGAGAATAAGAAGGAAACGGCAATCAAAAAGAGCCGCATCCTGCTGGGGAAGACTGGGGTGATAAAAGATGAGCCACAGCAG AACATGTCCCAGCCTGAAGTGAAGGACCCCTGGAACCTCTCCAATGATGAGTTCTACTATCCCAAACAGCAGGGCCTGAGGGGGACCTTCGGTGGCAACATCATTCAG CACTCCATCCCAGCACTGGAGCTGAGGCAGCCCTTCTTCCCTACTCACATGGGGCCTATGAAGCTGCGCCAGTTTCATCGACCGACGCTGAAGAAGTACTCATTTGGAGCTTTGGCTCAGCCAGGTCCTCATCCCGTCCAGCCACTGCTCAAACACATTAAGAAGAAAGCCAAG ATGAGAGAGCAGGAGCGGCAGGCATCAGGCGGAGGAGACATGTTCTTCATGCGAACCCCACAGGACTTGACAGGCAAAGATGGAGACCTGATCCTGGCAGAGTACAGTGAAGAATACCCCCCTCTCATCATGCAAGTCGGCATGGCCACTAAGATCAAAAACTACTACAAAAGG AAACCTGGAAAGGATCCTGGAGCACCCGACTGTAAATATGGAGAGACTGTGTACTGCCACACATCCCCTTTCCTGGGTTCTCTGCATCCCGGACAGCTGCTCCAG gCATTTGAAAACAACCTTTTCCGTGCTCCGATCTACGTGCACAAGATGCCAGAGACTGATTTCTTAGTTCTACGAACGCGACACGGCTACTACATTAGAGAACTTGTGGACATTATTGTAGTCGGTCAGGAGTGCCCCTTGTATGAGGTTCCAGGGCCCAACTCCAAAAGAGCCAATACTCACATCCGAGACTTCCTACAG GTGTTTATTTACCGCTTGTTCTGGAAAAGCAAGGATCGGCCCCGGAGAATTCGCATGGAGGATATAAAGAAAGCTTTTCCCTCACACTCAGAAAGCAGCATCAGGAAACGACTAAAACTCTGTGCTGACTTCAAACGTACAG ACAGGAATCTGAGCAGGGACAGAGCTTTTTACACCTACTATGGATTTTACACTAGAG GGATGGACTCTAACTGGTGGGTGCTAAAGCCTGACTTCAGATTGCCTACAGAGGAGGAGATCAGGGCCATGGTGTCTCCAGAGCAGTGTTGTGCTTACTATAGCATGCTGGTGGCAGAGCAGAGACTCAAG GATGCTGGATATGGTGAGAAATCCTTCTTTGCTCCAGACGAGGAGAATGAAGAGGACTTTCAAATGAAGATTGATGATGAG GTGCGGACAGCTCCTTGGAACACAACAAGAGCCTTCATTTCTGCCATGAAGGGGAAATGTTTGTTGGAGGTTACAGGTGTGGCTGATCCAACAGGCTGTGGAGAGGGTTTCTCCTACGTCAAAGTTCCCAACAAGCCCACTCAACAGAAG GATGACAAAGAGCCACAACCTGCTAAGAAGACAGTGACAGGGACAGACGCTGACCTGAGGAGACTCTCGCTGAAGAATGCGAAGCAGCTGCTGCGCAAGTTTGGTGTTCCAGAGGAAGAG ATCAAGAAGCTCTCGCGCTGGGAGGTGATTGACGTGGTGAGAACCATGTCCACAGAGCAGGCACGTTCAGGCGAGGGACCCATGAGCAAGTTTGCGAGAGGCTCTCGTTTCTCAGTTGCTGAACATCAGGAGCGTTACAAGGAAGAGTGCCAAAGGATCTTTGACCTACAGAACAA AGTGTTAGAGTCGACAGAGGTGCTCTCCACGGACACAGACAGCAGCTCAGCAGAGGACAGTGACTTTGAGGAGATGGGGAAGAACATCGAGAACATGCTGCAGAACAAGAAGACCAGCTCCCAGCTTTCCCGTGAGAgggaggagcaggagaggaaagagCTGCAGAGAATGCTGATGGGCGAGGAGAGCGATCGTGACAACAAGGGACGCAAGGAGCGGCGCAAAggcctgt CCAGCTCCTTATCGACCAGCTCCCACAAGGACGATGACACGTCCTCTGTCACCAGCCTAAACTCCTCAGCCACAGGACGGCGACTCAAGATCTATCGCACCTTCAAGGATGAGGATGGAAAGGAATATGTCCGCTGTGAGACAGTTCGCAAGGCTGCAGTCATCGACGCCTACACCAGGATCAGACAAACCAAGGATGAAGAATTCAT ACGAAAGTTTGCCGTTTTCGATGAGCAGCACCGAGAAGAGATGAGGAAGGAGCGCCGGCGTATTCAGGAGCAGCTAAGGAGGCTGAAGAGAAACCAAGAGAAAGACAAGATCAAGGGACCTCCAGAGAAGAAGGCCAAGAAGGTCAAAGAGAGACCAGACCTCAAG CTAAAGTGCGGTGCATGTGGAGCCATCGGACACATGAGGACAAACAAGTTCTGCCCGCTGTACTACCAGACCAACGCTCCACCTTCTAACCCAGTGGCCATgacagaggagcaggaggaggagctggaaaagACCGTCATCCACAATGACAACGAGGAACTGATCAAAGTGGAGGGTACCAAGATTGTGCTGGGCAAACAGCTCATTGAGAG TGCTGATGAGGTGCGCAGAAAGTCTTTAGTGCTCAAGTTCCCTAAGCAACAGCTCCCACCAAAGAAGAAGAGACGTGTGGGCAGCGCTGTGCACTGTGACTACCTCAAT AAGCCACACAAGGCCATCCACCGCAGACGCACTGACCCCATGGTGACTTTGTCTTCTGTGCTAGAGAGCATCATCAATGACATGCGGGATCACCCCAAC ACGTATCCATTCCACACACCAGTCAATGCCAAGGTTGTGAAGGACTACTATAAGATCATCACACGGCCCATGGACCTGCAGACGCTGCGGGAGAATGTACGCAAGCGAATGTATCCCTCAAGGGAGGAGTTCCGTGAAGCAGTTGAAGTTATCGTCAAAAACAGTGCCACCTACAATG GGGCAAAACATCCAATAACACAGGTAGCACAATCCATGCTGGACCTATGCGATGCTAAACTGAAAGAG AAGGAGGACAGGCTGGTCAGGCTGGAGAAAGCCATCAATCCGTTGCTGGATGATGATGATCAGGTGGCCTTCTCCTTCATCCTGGACAACATTGTTACCCAGAAAATGATGGTGGTTCCCGAT TCATGGCCGTTTCACCATCCTGTCAACAAAAAGTTTGTGCCTGATTATTATAAAGTGATCATAAACCCCATGGATCTGGAGAGCATCCGTAAG AACATCTCCAAACACAAATACCAAAACCGTGATGCGTTCCTCTCAGATGTCAGTCTCATCCACGCCAACAGTATCACGTACAATG GGCAAGATAGTCCATACACCAAGACAGCCCTGGACATTATCAATGTGTGCAAGCAAACCTTGGCAGAG TATGATGAACACTTGACCCAGTTGGAGAAGGACATCTCTACTGCTAAAGAGGCAGCTCTGGATGCAGCGGACTTGGAGTGTCTGGACCCAATGACGCCAGGGCCATACACACCGCAG GGTCGCCACAGTAGAAGACCCGGAGAGGAAGAGTCAGATGTGGACATTGAAGGCTTTGAGGAGGAAGATGATGGCAAACCCAAGACCCCTGCTCCT GCAGAGGACGCAGACGGAGATCTAGAGGACGAAGATGATGACGAGGAGATGCTGCTGCCACCTCGCAGACGGTTGCACAACccggaggaagaggaggaggaagaagaggacgGAAGGTCTCACCGACCAGCCCAAGCCAGTGTGCTGTACCAGGACCTGCTCATGTCTGACGGAGAGGATGATGCCAGCGAAGAGGAGGGCGACAACCCTTTCTCCT CCATACAGCTGTCGGAGAGTGGAAGCGACTCTGACAGAGAGATAGATGTGCGACCAGCACCTCCACGGAGAGCTCAAGAGACGGCGCGCATGGGcatggagcaggaggagagcaTGATGTCATATGAAGGGGACATGCCTGATGAGCCTCACATGGAAGACAGCAATGTCAG TTACGGCAGCTATGAGGAGAGCCGAAGTCAGATGCAGCCCTCTAGCATGGGAAACGGAGAAGACTACGGCATcagcgaggaggaggaagaagatgaggaagatgaAGCACGGAGGAGAGGCCCAGCCGTGCTCTCCCAGGTCCAGCTTAGTGAAGACGAGGAGAGCGAAGAGTTCAGATCCATAGGAGGAGACAGCGACATGGACTCTGACAACTAG